The following are encoded in a window of Salvelinus sp. IW2-2015 unplaced genomic scaffold, ASM291031v2 Un_scaffold7401, whole genome shotgun sequence genomic DNA:
- the LOC112079257 gene encoding LOW QUALITY PROTEIN: F-box/LRR-repeat protein 14-like (The sequence of the model RefSeq protein was modified relative to this genomic sequence to represent the inferred CDS: inserted 2 bases in 2 codons), whose product METHISCLFPEILAMIFSYLDVRDKGRVAQVCAAWRDASYHKSVWRGVEAKLHLRRANPSLFPSLQARGIRRVQILSLRRSLSYVIQGMPNIESLNLSGCYNLTDNGLGHAFVQEIPSLRVLNLSLCKQITDSSLGRIAQYLKNLEVLELGGCSNITNTGLLLIAWGLHRLKSLNLRSCRHVSDVGIGHLAGMTRSAAEGCLTLEYLTLQDCQKLTDLSLKHISKGLAKLKVLNLSFCGGISDAGMIHLSHMTSLWSLNLRSCDNISDTGIMHLAMGTLRLSGLDMSFCDKIGDQSLAYIAQGLYQLKSLSLCSCHISDDXINRMVRQMHELRTXNIGQCVRITDKGLELIADHLTQLTGIDLYGCTKITKRGLERITQLHALKF is encoded by the exons ACGCTTCTTACCACAAGTCGGTGTGGAGGGGGGTGGAAGCCAAGCTGCATCTGCGGCGGGCCAatccttctctcttccccagCCTACAGGCCCGCGGAATCCGGAGGGTACAGATTCTCAGCCTGCGGCGGAGCCTCAGCTACGTGATCCAGGGGATGCCAAACATCGAGAGTCTGAACCTGAGTGGCTGCTATAACTTAACGGATAACGGCCTGGGGCACGCGTTTGTCCAGGAAATCCCTTCCCTTCGGGTTCTAAACCTTAGTCTGTGTAAGCAGATCACGGACTCTAGCCTGGGCCGGATCGCCCAGTATCTGAAGAACCTGGAGGTTCTGGAACTGGGCGGGTGTAGTAACATCACCAACACGGGGCTGTTGCTCATAGCGTGGGGTTTACACCGGCTCAAGAGCCTCAACCTCCGCAGCTGCCGGCATGTGTCTGACGTGGGCATCGGGCACCTGGCGGGCATGACCCGCAGCGCAGCGGAGGGCTGTCTCACCCTGGAATACCTGACGCTGCAGGACTGTCAGAAACTTACGGATCTGTCCCTCAAGCACATCTCSAAGGGCCTGGCTAAGCTCAAAGTTCTCAACCTGAGTTTCTGTGGCGGGATCTCTGACGCAGGTATGATCCACCTCTCCCACATGACCAGCCTCTGGAGCCTTAACCTGCGCTCGTGCGACAACATCAGTGACACGGGCATCATGCACCTGGCCATGGGCACGCTGCGGCTCTCCGGGCTAGACATGTCCTTCTGTGACAAGATAGGGGACCAGAGTCTGGCTTACATCGCCCAGGGCCTGTACCAGCTCAAATCCCTGTCCCTGTGCTCGTGCCACATTAGTGACG GCATCAACAGGATGGTGCGCCAGATGCATGAGCTGAGAA TGAACATTGGACAGTGTGTGCGGATTACAGACAAAGGACTGGAGCTCATTGCCGACCACTTGACTCAATTGACGGGGATCGATCTGTATGGATGTACTAAAATCACGAAACGGGGACTGGAAAGGATAACGCAGCTCCATGCCTTAAAGTTTTGA